GGGGACTTCATCTTCAGTGTGAACAAGTCGGGCCTCATTCTGGTCTGGTCCTACGGGGAGGCGGCGAGGGAAGCAAGGGAAGCGGCGAGCgaagcgggggaagcagTTGACGCGGTGAACGTGGATGACGCGGTTGACGTGGCCGACTTGGCCGACGTGACTGCCCCCCCCGCTACGCTCTCTAAGGCGTTTACACGGAGGTGGCGGCAGAAGACGGTCTACTTCTGCAACCAGGAGAAGCACGAGGAGGTGACGAGCGCGTGCTTCAACCGGGAGCACTGCCTAGCGGTGATCGCGTACTCGAGCGGGCGCTTCGGGATCTACAGCGCGCCCGAGATGACCTCCCTGTACACGATCAGCATAAACGCGTGCACCATAGACGACATAGCGATTAGCGGCGATGGGCAGTGGATAGCCCTGGCGGAGGCCAACAACGGCACGGTGATCGTGTGGGAGTGGAAGAGCGAAAGTTACATTATGAAGCAGAGTACCACCAGCAGGAACGTCAAGTGTGTGAGGTTTTCCCCCATCATTAGTCACCTGAAGATAGGCAGCCACGTAGCAGAGAGCGCCAGTGCCTACCACGAGAGTGAGAATTTTACCAGCAAATTTGTCATCGTCACGGGGAGCGAAGATGGCACTCTCCGTCTGTACGACTACGTCAGCTACATTAACTTCGTGACGTTTTCCGTGCACCAAGATGCGGTGACGGATGTGTGTTTCCTCCCCCAGGGGAACGCCTTCCTGTCGTGCTCGCTGGACGGCACGGTGCGGGCCTTCGACCTGCTCAGGTACCGCAACTTCAAGGTGTACGCGGCGGGGGAGCTCGACGAGGGGGAAATTGGCGGCGGGAGAGGCAGTCGCGCCGCCAACTCCGCTAACGCTGCCCCTCCCGCCGCTAAGCTGCAGGTGCAGTTCCTCTGCGTGAGCGTGAACCTGAGCGGGAACATCGTCgcggcgggggggagaggcgccGAGTACGTCGTGTACATTTGGAACGTGCAAACGGCTAAATGCATTGACAAGCTGTACGGGCACGACTCCCCAATCATCAGGGTCTGCTTCAGCACCAGTCTGAAGAACGAAGGCGTAATAGCTAGCTGCTCGTGGAGCAAGAAGGTGCTTCTGTGGGACCTGTACGCTCGAAGGAACAAGGGGAGCAAATTCGACGAGATGGTCAATTCGCACGACGTGTCCTACATGTGCTTCGACCCCAGGGGAAACGACATATTAGCCATTTGCACGATGAGTTGCAAGATCCTCTTCTGGGATGTGCAGGCGCAGGAAATTGTGGGCACCGTGGAAGGAGCGAGGGATATTAAAAGGGGGCAGTTCATCGGGCAGCAGTATTCGTCCATCCCCAGaatgaaaaagaggaagaacgtATCGAATGGAAGTCACAGCGGAAATGCAAAAGGTGATGACTCTGTTTATGAAGATGAGTTGGAAGATGAGGGGATAAACTCGGTGGTGAATCAAAGCTGCTACTTCACCGCTCTGGattatgtgcaaaatggcaattACATAATTGGGTGCGCCAATTGCAGCGtctctttatatatttacgaTACTAATCTGTACGTCCTGGTGAAGATGTTAGATGTGACTTCTAACTTTTGCGTGGATGGGATCAGGAGGGAGCTCTCCAGGAGGTACCTAACTGCGCAGGGCACCAACATATGCCAACTGGACCTCAGTGATGAGGAGGGGGATATCCTTACAGATAAGTACCGAGTGGCTAATCGGAAGAGAAGGAACGAAATGCTGCCTGGAAGTTTGGAGGAGCACCACGTGGTTAGCAAGTTTAAGAAGAGCAAACTTACGTTGCATGCGGTGAGCATCTCCGGAGATGATAGGCACGTGGCCGTGGCGTGTAGTGGGGGCCTCTACGTTTTTACGAAGGATCACCAGTTTCAGTACGCCCTTCCGGTGCGATTGGGCGtaaagggaaagggaagtGGAGCAGACGCCACTTCCCTGGGGGGAGTTACCTACCGAGGATTGGTGGCTCCCCTGCTGTACGAACCGCAGTACCTTACGGAGCACGTAAATGTCCCTAACTTGCGGATGGCCGTGAGGAGGAACGAATACGTAAAGGCCTTCCTCCTGTGTCTGGCCCTAAACAGCTACGAGCACATGGTGGAGGTGTATGAGAGGACCCCCTACCACGTGGTACCCCTCTGCGTTAAGATCCTTACGAAGCCGTTTGTCTTTTTGCTCATCAACTTCATTAAGGTGCTGCTTTTAAACGATACGCTGAAGCATATCCACCTGCACCTCTGCTATTTGAATGCCATCTTTACAAGTCACTTTAGCGTTTTCGTGAATGCCGACTTGGGGGGGCACTCCTCCGGGGTGGGAAGCACccgggaggagcggcagcaacggcaacagcaacagcagcagcagcagaaaCCGCAGAGGGCGGCCGAGGACCACCGGAACGCGCTGCTGCTCATCCTGAAGCAGCTGCTCACGGTTTACAGCGGCCTGCAGCACCTCTACGGCGACAACGCCCACGTGCTGCGCTACCTCTCGGCGCGGCGGTCATAGCGGGTGTAGCGGCAGTAGTGTTCGACGTGCACGCGCGGGGTGAAAAGGCGCAACCCGTTCAGGTGCACTTGCACGTTAACATGCACATCTGCTTTATCTGCTTTTCCCGATGAGTGCCTTTTCCAACGtatgtttgtttttcccgtttgactcccccaaaaggggaaactcTCCCtaatcttctttttcatcttcttttttttcttcttttttttttttttttttttccccccgatGGGAAATAACCCCACCTGTGACAGGTGCGTCTCGCATGACAATTCGTTATGAGTACTTCGTGGGGGTGGCCAAGGTATGCCGTTCAAAAATGCATTCGATGCGTCTGTGAGTGGGCCCGCGGAAACCTCGAGAGTGGAGTGCACTAGCCGCTCCTCAAAGCGAGGCGAAGCGCAGGTAGGGCTTCTCCGAGGGTAGCTGCATCTTCTGCACCCCCTTGGGGAAGAGGGCAGGCAAATCTGCATCCGCCACGGTGGGGAGGACGCAGCACTTGTCTCCCACTTTCCAATTCACGGGGGTGGCCACGGGCTGTTCGCTCGTCAACTGCAGCGATTTAAGGACTCGCAAAATCTCGCTGGCATTCCTCCCGGTGGTTGCGGGGTAGAGCACTGTTGCCTTTACAGTTTTTTCAGgagaaataaagaaaacgCATCTGCATGTGAGTGGCAACCCTTTAAtatccttttccttctcgtcCATTATTTTTAGCTTGTTGGCTAGTTCCCTAGATTCGTCACATACAATGGGGATCTTCCACTGGCTGAGCTTCCCATAGTGTTTGATGTCTTCGATCCACTTTTCGTGGGACTCCTTGGAGTTGCAGCTGAAGCCGACCAACTTGCAGTTTGTCTTGAGAAACTCCTCGTGCATGTTTCCGAATTCTGCCATTTCTGTGGTGCACACGGGGGTGAAGTCGTGTGGGTGGCTGAACAGGATGCACCACATGTCTCCCACGTACTCGTACAGGTCGAAGGGGCCCTCCACGCTGGAGGCGCTGGCGGTGAAGTTGGGGAAGGGGGCACCCAGGTGGTACGCCATGGTTACGCGGTGAAGTGGCTACGCGGAGGAGCGGAAACGCGGCGAAGTGGTTACGCGGGCCTTCCACGAAAAGGAGCACAGGACGAAGCGGTTACTCTTTCGTATCGCGACCGGTATGGCTACCGCTCCCGCTATGCGGCTTGCGAACGGCGGCGGCCACTGGCAGGGAAGGCAACTTGGCGCAGTGAACAAGTGGAGGTAGGAGCGGGCTGCCGTGTATCTcttcaaaaatgagaaaaaaaaaattgcttggCTTAATCAGATTGGcaacaaaattaattgaaAACATGGGAGGGTAAAAGCAGGACGGGTGAGTGATGAGCATCTCATTTTGGAAAGCAGCGAATGGGGTTAATCGCTTCAGCAGTTTTGTGCaagcgcggggggggggcggtgtGAGCGGTGTGAGCGGTGTGAGCGGTGTAAGCGGTGTAAGCGGTGTAAGCGGTGTAAGCGGTGTAAGCGGTTCACGGGTGAGCGGTTCGGGTGTAGATGCACTGGTAGATGCACAGGTAGGCGAGAGATATGAAGGGGCCTTACGTTGAAAAGGCACTACGCAGTGCTTCCGCGttggtataattttttttgttcaagCGTACCTTCAGGGGGAGAGGGGGCCCCTGCTCTTAAGAGAGAAGCAGAAGATACATCTGCGACGTTAGGAGAAAATGCGAAGAAGAGGGGGCCGATCGACCAAGTGGTGAGGCTTTTTCTTATGGAGGCAAACGGAAAGACCACTTCTGCATGGCGAGGAACTGAGGTGAGACCACTTAATGAGCAGCGTTTTTGAACCCTTGTGTGTGTATGCACAATGTGGTAGGGAGGCCTCTCATCGTTGGGGAAGACTGGCCACATTCTGCGGAGTGGTCCCCCCCCAATGTTGGTACTGTGAGCAGACCGAAATGTAAAGCGGCATCCGCGCCATCTGCGCCCCCCGCTTTGGCCTCCCAAAGTGGCATTCCACGTGTGCATCGACGTGGAACTCACCAGGTCCGGCCTTCagaggagtaaaaaaaaaaaaaaaaaaaaaaaaaaaataggaaaaactGAACCACATGGTGTAACGCTATaatgtgttttatttttattttattttattttattttatttttttttttttttcctttacgcAGTTCGCCCTTCGCACATCTGCCAGTGTTGACTCAACGCGTTGTTGTTGTTCCCTCGCCTGAAGGCGCGTCGCAAAAAAACTGATTGAGTGCCACACAGCACAACGCATTtgagcagaaaaggaaagaatacACTTCGCCTTTGAGGCAGTCAAGCAAAGGCGTTGttgtgtgtgcacatttcTTTGTGGAGGATTCCCCTTGGggaatttcattttgagtAGAAGCAGCTGCGACGtgatttttactttttttttactttttttttactttttttttttttttttttgcatcccaCTTGATGTTCATTCGCCTGAAAATTGCACACTTGGCAAATTGCGTGTATTCccttttgttcctcctctgctggggtagcaccccccccctgtatgtgtgttatatttcttttttcctttgcatgGGATGTGAAAATGCGTGTGTATGGCCGACTTCCCAGTGGGGTCCAACCCcacgcccccttttttggggggataTCAACGTGGGTTAAGGGGAAAGGACGCTAACCGGAGAAGGGGGTGGGTCACCTGTTTGTGCCGCTACCCAGTACACCCCTCAGCGTGACACCTGTGTGCATCTTCCTTTGGGCCACGGCTTTTTTGGGGGGTCCGCCTTTTTGCGGGATACTATCCCAGCTGGAAGAGCGGTTGGCGCTTAGTTACCACCAGTGGAGAGTCAACCCTGTGGGTGGCTCCGCCCATTTGTGTTTTGCAATCTTTACGCTGGCGAGGTGTCCACCAGCACATGATTACCTGCATGTGTGTCTGCATGATTATCTGCTTATGCCTGTATGTATGTACCGGTCACGCCTCCCTTACgtaaaggaataaaaaaagaaactccGCTGAGGGGCAAGGAGAGAAGTCAATTACTTTACGGAAGATGCAACGGGGGTGGTGCCCATTTGTGTTGCCCCTTCTTAACCACCCAAGATGTTCGCATGGGCTGCTAATTTCTTGGTTGGGGGGAGTGGAGTCCCTTCCCGTAGACATGCTGGTGTGTGTGCTCACCCGCGACCATGTGGAAGGTGAGAAGTGGCGACGATGCGGAGAGGCTACCATGCGAAACAGCGCAGCTGTCCCTTTTTCTACTGAACTGCTGTGCCTGGACGAGGGGAGACGTCTCCCATGTTGCACGACTGTTTGTTCTCCGCGCCTGCCTATGTGATGCTTACCCCTGGTGGAAGTGCACACCCCTGGGGAGGTCGTAGCAGTCACGTGAAAGatcgcctgaacgggtcagaaTTTTTTCCAGAAGGGAGAACATACCGTTTGGGTGTGTGCGTTGGGTAGTACTCCCCTCCTTACCCCCCAGTACGGGGAGGCATTTTCCCCAACGCGGGagtctccccctttggtggcCCATTTGACGATCCTTTTGTGGGGACGCCTCTTCCGCTTTGCAGTCCACGGCGGCACACtcactttgtttttaattccccACGTGAGTTTCCCACTTCGCTGCtttgcttcgctttgttttgtttttcctttctttttttttttttttttctttttcttttccttccttttctcgTCCTCCCCGTTTCGCCCGCTCGACTGCCTCCACCCCACGTGCGCCACCCCGcctcgccccttttttttttttttttttccaaagcgcGCAAAATTTCACGCCGGGCAGAATTTCCCCTgaggggattttttttccttcgtgCAAAGTTAACGCAGCGGAGATGAAATGCGAAGGGAAAAGAGTCAAGGGAACAGTGAGCGTCACCCTTTTGTGAAAATGAGGAGAGGGTACCCCCAAATGTATATGTTTGCTTTTCCGAAGGCAAAACTGTGCGTTTGCGTGAGCGCAAGTGTTCGTAAGGGGCATTACACGCGCACATGTGAACGCACATGTGAGCGCACGTGCCAGGCGAACACACATGCCAGGCGAACACACATGCCAGGCGAACACACATGCTAGGCGAACACATGCCAGGCGAACACACATGCTAGGCGAACACATGCCAGGTGAACACACATGCCAGGTGAACACACATGCCAGGTGAACACACATGCCAGGTGAACACACATGCCAGGCGAacacatttgtttttttttttgttttttttttttccatcccttTGTGTAACCTCCCTGGGGCTCACTGCGCCGAGGCGATCTGCGCATTGGCACGGGGGAGGCGAGTGTCCCGGAGGTTGTCCCTCAGATTGGCAAGTCCGCTGACTCCCCCGCTGACACGGCGACGCGCTTGAACGCCAGGGGGTGGTGCAGGGATGCTCATGAATTGGCACGGTGCTTCTGCGCCCCGGCCCCTACCGATTAGCGGTTACGGATTAGCCATTGCAGTCCACCGCTTCGTTGGCGGGCGCAGAGAGGAGACCGCCACTCAAAGCGGCCACCCTAACAGGCCGACTTAACTGTCCACTTTAACTGCCAACTTTAAGCGGCCCACTCTAAGCGATAACGTAAGTGATAGACCAGGTGATAGACCAGGCGATAGGACAAGTGATAGTCCAGCCGATCGCCCAAGTGATAGACCAAGTGACCACCCAAGTGATAGACCAGCCGACCCCCCACGTGACAGCCCAACCGACCGCCGAAGATGGACAGCCTCGAGATGAACCTCCTGATCGAGAACTACATAGACGAGGAAAGGATGTGCCACAACTTCCCCTTCAGAAAGTTCCAGCTTCTGCTGTACGCCTATAGGAATTACCACCAGACGGTTTACCTGCGGAAGAAGGAGCTAGCTAATGTGGAGAGTCATGCTAGATGCAAGGGTAGCGATTCTAAAAACGGGTTCGAGGGTGGTAGCCATGAAGCGTTAGATGTGAACTCGGTAAAGAGccaatataattataaaaagaagaagaaaaagaagaagcaaatatCTTTTGGTACCTCGGAGAGCTTTCTCAGTAACGTCAGTGCCGGTGGACGAAGGAAGGGTGCGCACTTTGTGGGGGCCCCCGAGGTTTCTAACCCAGCGTCGGGTGCGAACGATGCATCGGCAGCCACCAGAGCGGTGGAGAGTAACCGCACGGCGGCGTCTACTCACACAGCAAACATAGCTGCTATCAGTGAGAACGTCCCCTTTGCCAGTGCCGAGGTGAATGTGGCATCCCACGAAACAAATGAAGACCAGGTGGAGAAACTCCCCGGGCAAGGGAAGAACCATGGGGTGAAAGCATACAAACGAATCAACCCGGGCAATAGAGCAGACAGTTTCATTTTACCAAAACAGTCAGATTtacctgaacatgttcaggCTGTTGAGGACTACTCGGAAGAAGATATGATCAAACTGGTTTACTATTTTTTGGGGAAGTTTATGTTTAGTAAGGataggaagaagaagaataagctgagggggaagaacagcTTGCTGTTGATGTTGGAGAGGGAGGAGGATGGCGAAGCGAATCCGGTGGTGGGTTCGAAGGGACAAAAGAAGAGGGCAGTGAAGGGCGCGCCCAGGGGTGCTTctcgggggaggggcaagaGTGGTGGGGCGGCAAACGGGGTGGAGACAACTGAGGTGGTGAAGGGGGCGGCAAACGGGGTAGAGAAAGGGGCGACGAACGAGGTGCAGGAAGGAGTCGCAACTGAGGTGAAGTTAGAAATGAGCAACGAAGCGGAGCAGGACGCACGGGAGAAACGGCCAATcgagcaggggggggagaaacccgCAGAGGGGGGCGATGGTACAGAGAGAAGTGCACTTGGAGAGGTGAGGGAGGAGTGCACGGGGGAGGCGGTTGGAGGTGGTTCAGCAGTGGCAGGGGTTGTAGATGGCGCCGAAGTGAAGATTGCCCCTGATAGTGCCGACGTGAAAGCCGCCCCTGATAGTGCCGATGTGAAAATCGCCCCCGATAGTGCCGACGTGAAAGCCGCCCCTGATAGTGCCGATGTGAAAATCGCCTCCGATAGTGCCGACGTGAAAGCCGCCGCGGAGGGAGAAGACCCCTCCGGCAGGAAGCGaaaggtgaaggagaaaagggaGCGACCAAATAAGGGGGCCAGCGAAGTGAACAGCTCAGAGTGGGGGAAGACGACAAACCCGTATGGAGAAGCGCACGAGAAGAATGGGAGAGCGTGCGCGAGCAGTGACGCCTACGACGATGCAGTGAGGCACGCAGGAGAGGCAAACGCAGAGGCAGACGCGGAAGAAGAGAGAAGACTCGAACTAATCATTAACACCTTCATGAGCAGAAggcaaatttgtttttccatgaacgacattttttaccccttcacGAATCGGAATCTAAACATGTCTAGGAAGAAGCACCAAAACAAGAAGTTGGCAAAGAATAGAATATTTGAGCGTTCTAATAATAGGTTTTCTAGAATTTTTGGACATGTCGACCTTCTCGACCCACGAGATAGTGCACCCTCGAGGCGGTACCTGAAAAGTAAGGTAATCTACGGAAAATTGAAGAAAGGGCTGAATCTGCTCCTTAAAcatgaaaagaagaagaagaggaagtacAGGCGACATGGGGCAGCCGCTAAGGTTGAGGACGTCGTGTTGGTTCCCCCGGATGGTGAGGGGGTGGAGGGTAGTCACAGCAATGTGGGGGGACACGCCGTGAACGTCAGCAGTGGGAACATCAACAGTGGGAACATCAACAGTGGGAGCGTCAACGCGAGTGCTGGCGGTCCTCCTCTCGGAAGGGCCGTcggaaggaagaaaggcAACAAAGGTGCCGCGCATGCCGCCAACgaggatgaaaaaatgttGGGTGTAACTTGGCccataaaggaaaatgagGCGAACTCTCCCGCCAAAAGTGCGAAGGAGAAATCCGGGCGAGGAAGGAACGCCGGAGAGAAGAAGGGGGTCAAGGCGAACCTTGCACTTGTGAATGTAATTCCCAGCGAGGGGTGCGGCAGCGCCATGCAGATGCACGAGGCGCAGCGCGGTGTTCCCCTCCAGATGGGCGACCCCCGCTTCGACCTGCACGCGGTTGGAAGGATGGAAGCTGTGGGATCGGTAGGAGCTATGGGAGCGGTGGGATCAATCCGAGGCAGCAAGAATCAGGCGAGGCCCAGCCCGAGGAAGCACACCTcacaggggagaagcaagcAGAGGGATTCGGGCAGCACCTACGATGGCCTGTTTAGTGGCGAAGGACAAATGAGGGGGGTGAAGGCCAAGGGGAAGGAGGGGTACAGCAAGATCGGCATGGTGGACGCAGCCGTGCCCGGCTACTACGTCGGCGGGGAGGTTAGCGGTCAGGTTGGCGGTCAGATTAGCGGCCATGTAAGCGGCCAGATGAGCAGCCAAATGAGCGGCCAGATGAACAGCCAGATGAGTAACAATTTTAACACCCAACTGAGCAGTCACATGGGAAGCCAAATTGGAAGCCATCTAGGAAGCCAAGTTAGGAGCCATGCTGGGAGCCATCTAGGAAGCCACGTGGGCAGCCAGGTGAGCACCCCCCTCCGATACGACCAGCCGGCCTACAACCTCCCCGGAGGAGCAACCCCAGCGAACACCCCCAACAAGGGCTTCAGTAAGAAGGAGAAACCGGGCGCGAGAAAAAGCGTGCAAAAAGTGAGCAGCATGTCTAAGGAGCCGTCGTTCTATAACGCGCCACCTGCCACGACATCGGTTGCTTCTGTTGCTTCCGTTGCTTCGGTTGCA
This genomic window from Plasmodium vivax chromosome 1, whole genome shotgun sequence contains:
- a CDS encoding 1-cys peroxidoxin, putative (encoded by transcript PVX_093630A); amino-acid sequence: MAYHLGAPFPNFTASASSVEGPFDLYEYVGDMWCILFSHPHDFTPVCTTEMAEFGNMHEEFLKTNCKLVGFSCNSKESHEKWIEDIKHYGKLSQWKIPIVCDESRELANKLKIMDEKEKDIKGLPLTCRCVFFISPEKTVKATVLYPATTGRNASEILRVLKSLQLTSEQPVATPVNWKVGDKCCVLPTVADADLPALFPKGVQKMQLPSEKPYLRFASL
- a CDS encoding hypothetical protein, conserved (encoded by transcript PVX_093625A) — encoded protein: MLNYSLSNICGCVYTGGKIRFSGDGNSLFVPVNNRINVYDLNDNKCSTLRSEGRNDLRHIVIHPSMEIAITIDKFAYGCVLNLLRDQIICRILFKSKTGIVTSFNYGNMLSPQEEQDCVNCALFTHRGEYFLLGIGRRVVIWKSPSRKNNYRLVKYNDICYHSLNVTWIDVSEDDRFFLTCSYDLTIRIHTVERRRKVRPTVLGGNKSTIVAAFFARGGDFIFSVNKSGLILVWSYGEAAREAREAASEAGEAVDAVNVDDAVDVADLADVTAPPATLSKAFTRRWRQKTVYFCNQEKHEEVTSACFNREHCLAVIAYSSGRFGIYSAPEMTSLYTISINACTIDDIAISGDGQWIALAEANNGTVIVWEWKSESYIMKQSTTSRNVKCVRFSPIISHLKIGSHVAESASAYHESENFTSKFVIVTGSEDGTLRLYDYVSYINFVTFSVHQDAVTDVCFLPQGNAFLSCSLDGTVRAFDLLRYRNFKVYAAGELDEGEIGGGRGSRAANSANAAPPAAKLQVQFLCVSVNLSGNIVAAGGRGAEYVVYIWNVQTAKCIDKLYGHDSPIIRVCFSTSLKNEGVIASCSWSKKVLLWDLYARRNKGSKFDEMVNSHDVSYMCFDPRGNDILAICTMSCKILFWDVQAQEIVGTVEGARDIKRGQFIGQQYSSIPRMKKRKNVSNGSHSGNAKGDDSVYEDELEDEGINSVVNQSCYFTALDYVQNGNYIIGCANCSVSLYIYDTNLYVLVKMLDVTSNFCVDGIRRELSRRYLTAQGTNICQLDLSDEEGDILTDKYRVANRKRRNEMLPGSLEEHHVVSKFKKSKLTLHAVSISGDDRHVAVACSGGLYVFTKDHQFQYALPVRLGVKGKGSGADATSLGGVTYRGLVAPLLYEPQYLTEHVNVPNLRMAVRRNEYVKAFLLCLALNSYEHMVEVYERTPYHVVPLCVKILTKPFVFLLINFIKVLLLNDTLKHIHLHLCYLNAIFTSHFSVFVNADLGGHSSGVGSTREERQQRQQQQQQQQKPQRAAEDHRNALLLILKQLLTVYSGLQHLYGDNAHVLRYLSARRS